A genomic segment from Zonotrichia albicollis isolate bZonAlb1 chromosome 19, bZonAlb1.hap1, whole genome shotgun sequence encodes:
- the TBC1D16 gene encoding TBC1 domain family member 16 isoform X3, with protein sequence MSLGRLLRRASSRASDLLTLTAGGSCSLLDGDIIYSKNNVCVHPPELLQGIGEHHPGYLCLYMEKDELLGATLMLAWVPNSRIQRQDEEALRYVTPEGSPVRKAPRKRGRHGAGLATASPPQHRGAPSPGGDSEGLPVSQPPRDGVPSSEGEKLAQSARPAPRPPRSDSGTPSTVSSQEEPCRSEGTEEGLDCREDEGSLELSADDVSRDSTFDSDSDAFSSPFCLSPISEALGKSSSSVFMDSESRDTCDNRMTCSTSSASSLDTSAQFQENNGQTQSTRWDEQQKVFALEQVCGVFRVDLGQMRSLRLFFSDEACTCGQLVVASRESQYKIFHFHHGGLDKLCEVFQQWKYCTETQLKEQQLADEKTCMQFSIRRPKLPSSETHPEENCQQRLDVAAWLQHLNEAGQVEEEYRLRKAIFFGGIDFSIRGEVWPFLLHYYSYESTSEEREALRLQKRKEYFEIQEKRLSMSPDEQKDFWRQVQFTVDKDVVRTDRSNQFFRGEGNPNVETMRRILLNYAVFNPAIGYSQGMSDLVAPLLAEVLDESDTFWCFVGLMQNTIFISSPRDEDMEKQLLYLRELLRLMHPRFHQHLCALGEDGLQMLFCHRWILLCFKREFPEAEALRMWEACWAHYQTDYFHLFICVAIVVIYGDDVIEQQLPTDQMLLHFSNLAMHMNGELVLRKARSLLYQFHLLPRIPCSLHDLCKLCGTGMWDSGFIPAVECSGHHPESESCPYGGLVEESSPAAGSEGKKGLRTRDVFAFRK encoded by the exons ATGTCTCTGGGGCGACTCCTCCGTCGAGCCTCCTCGAGAGCGTCCGACCTCCTGACGCTGACTGCCGGcggctcctgctccctgctcgATGGGGACATCATCTACTCCAAGAACAATGTGTGTGTGCACCCCCccgagctgctgcagggcatcGGGGAGCACCACCCAG GCTACCTGTGCTTGTACATGGAGAAGGACGAGCTGCTGGGCGCCACGCTGATGCTGGCCTGGGTGCCCAACTCGCGCATCCAGCGGCAGGACGAGGAGGCGCTGCGCTACGTCACCCCCGAGGGCTCCCCGGTGCGCAAGGCGCCCCGCAAGCGCGGCCGCCACGGCGCGGGCCTGGCCACCGCGTCCCCCCCGCAGCACCGGGGGGCGCCCAGCCCCGGCGGGGACTCGGAGGGGCTGccggtgtcccagccccccaGGGACGGGGTGCCCTCCTCGGAGGGGGAGAAGCTGGCACAGAGCGCCCGGccggccccgcggccgccccgcaGCGACTCGGGCACCCCGTCCACCgtcagctcccaggaggagccctgCAGGTCCGAGGGCACGGAGGAGGGCCTGGACTGCAGGGAGGACGAGGGCTCCCTGGAGCTGTCTGCTGACgatgtgagcagggacagcacttTTGACTCTGATTCTGATGCCTTCTCTTCCCccttctgcctctctcccatcaGTGAAGCcctggggaaaagcagcagctccgTGTTCATGGACAGTGAGAGCAG GGACACGTGTGACAATCGCATGACCTGctccaccagctctgcctccagccTGGACACCAGTGCCCAGTTCCAGGAGAACAATGGGCAAACGCAGAGCACCAGATGGGATGAGCAGCAGAAGGTATTTGCCCTCGAGCAGGTGTGTGGTGTCTTCAGAGTAGACCTGGGACAAATGAGATCCCTTCGCCTTTTCTTCAG CGATGAGGCGTGCACCTGTGGGCAGCTGGTGGTGGCGAGCAGGGAGAGCCAGTACAAGATCTTCCATTTTCACCACGGGGGCCTGGATAAACTGTGCGAGGTGTTCCAGCAGTGGAAGTACTGCACAGAGACCCAGCTCAAGGAGCAG CAGCTCGCAGATGAGAAAACCTGCATGCAGTTCTCCATCCGCCGGCCCAAGCTGCCCTCCTCAGAGACACACCCCGAGGAGAACTGCCAGCAGCGCCTGGACGtggcagcctggctgcagcacctcaACGAGGCCGGCCAGGTGGAGGAGGAGTACAGGCTCAGGAAG GCCATTTTCTTTGGTGGGATTGATTTTTCCATCCGTGGGGAGGTGTGGCCCTTCCTGCTGCACTACTACAGCTACGAGTCCACCTCTGAGGAGAGAGAGGCACTGAGGCTGCAGAAGAGGAAAGAATACTTTGAGATCCAGGAGAAAAG GCTGTCCATGAGTCCAGATGAGCAGAAGGATTTCTGGCGCCAGGTGCAGTTCACGGTGGACAAGGACGTCGTGAGGACCGACCGCAGCAACCAGTTCTTCCGAGGGGAGGGCAACCCGAACGTGGAGACCATGAG GAGGATCTTGCTGAACTATGCAGTGTTTAACCCAGCCATTGGCTACTCCCAGGGCATGTCTGACCTGGTTGCCCCACTCCTGGCAGAGGTCCTGGATGAGTCCGATACCTTCTGGTGCTTTGTTGGGTTGATGCAGAACACGATCTTCATCAGCTCCCCCCGGGACGAGGACATGGAGAAGCAGCTG CTGTACCTGCGGGAGCTGCTGCGGCTGATGCACCCGCGCTTCCACCagcacctgtgtgccctgggggAGGACGGGCTGCAGATGCTCTTCTGCCACCGCTGGATCCTGCTCTGCTTCAAGAGGGAGTTCCCCGAGGCCGAGGCGCTGCGCATGTGGGAGGCCTGCTGGGCTCACTACCAG ACAGACTATTTCCACCTCTTCATCTGCGTGGCCATCGTGGTGATTTACGGGGACGATGTCAtcgagcagcagctgcccactGACCAGATGCTGCTGCATTTCAGCAACCTGGCCATGCACATGAACGGGGAGCTCGTACTCAGGAAG gCCAGGAGTCTGCTGTACCAGTTCCACCTGCTGCCGCgcatcccctgcagcctgcacgACCTCTGCAAGCTGTGTGGGACAGGCATGTGGGACAGCGGCTTCATCCCCGCCGTGGAGTGCTCTGGGCACCACCCAGAGTCCGAGAGCTGCCCCTACGGGGGGCTGGTGGAAGAGtcttctcctgcagcaggaagCGAAGGCAAGAAGGGCCTGAGGACACGGGATGTCTTTGCCTTCCGAAAATAG
- the TBC1D16 gene encoding TBC1 domain family member 16 isoform X2 → MFSFLLGTWSSPRSSESGSWLELTDDGNISLAMSLGRLLRRASSRASDLLTLTAGGSCSLLDGDIIYSKNNVCVHPPELLQGIGEHHPGYLCLYMEKDELLGATLMLAWVPNSRIQRQDEEALRYVTPEGSPVRKAPRKRGRHGAGLATASPPQHRGAPSPGGDSEGLPVSQPPRDGVPSSEGEKLAQSARPAPRPPRSDSGTPSTVSSQEEPCRSEGTEEGLDCREDEGSLELSADDVSRDSTFDSDSDAFSSPFCLSPISEALGKSSSSVFMDSESRDTCDNRMTCSTSSASSLDTSAQFQENNGQTQSTRWDEQQKVFALEQVCGVFRVDLGQMRSLRLFFSDEACTCGQLVVASRESQYKIFHFHHGGLDKLCEVFQQWKYCTETQLKEQLADEKTCMQFSIRRPKLPSSETHPEENCQQRLDVAAWLQHLNEAGQVEEEYRLRKAIFFGGIDFSIRGEVWPFLLHYYSYESTSEEREALRLQKRKEYFEIQEKRLSMSPDEQKDFWRQVQFTVDKDVVRTDRSNQFFRGEGNPNVETMRRILLNYAVFNPAIGYSQGMSDLVAPLLAEVLDESDTFWCFVGLMQNTIFISSPRDEDMEKQLLYLRELLRLMHPRFHQHLCALGEDGLQMLFCHRWILLCFKREFPEAEALRMWEACWAHYQTDYFHLFICVAIVVIYGDDVIEQQLPTDQMLLHFSNLAMHMNGELVLRKARSLLYQFHLLPRIPCSLHDLCKLCGTGMWDSGFIPAVECSGHHPESESCPYGGLVEESSPAAGSEGKKGLRTRDVFAFRK, encoded by the exons ATCCTCTGAATCTGGCTCCTGGCTAGAGCTGACAGATGATGGAAACATTTCCCTGGCGATGTCTCTGGGGCGACTCCTCCGTCGAGCCTCCTCGAGAGCGTCCGACCTCCTGACGCTGACTGCCGGcggctcctgctccctgctcgATGGGGACATCATCTACTCCAAGAACAATGTGTGTGTGCACCCCCccgagctgctgcagggcatcGGGGAGCACCACCCAG GCTACCTGTGCTTGTACATGGAGAAGGACGAGCTGCTGGGCGCCACGCTGATGCTGGCCTGGGTGCCCAACTCGCGCATCCAGCGGCAGGACGAGGAGGCGCTGCGCTACGTCACCCCCGAGGGCTCCCCGGTGCGCAAGGCGCCCCGCAAGCGCGGCCGCCACGGCGCGGGCCTGGCCACCGCGTCCCCCCCGCAGCACCGGGGGGCGCCCAGCCCCGGCGGGGACTCGGAGGGGCTGccggtgtcccagccccccaGGGACGGGGTGCCCTCCTCGGAGGGGGAGAAGCTGGCACAGAGCGCCCGGccggccccgcggccgccccgcaGCGACTCGGGCACCCCGTCCACCgtcagctcccaggaggagccctgCAGGTCCGAGGGCACGGAGGAGGGCCTGGACTGCAGGGAGGACGAGGGCTCCCTGGAGCTGTCTGCTGACgatgtgagcagggacagcacttTTGACTCTGATTCTGATGCCTTCTCTTCCCccttctgcctctctcccatcaGTGAAGCcctggggaaaagcagcagctccgTGTTCATGGACAGTGAGAGCAG GGACACGTGTGACAATCGCATGACCTGctccaccagctctgcctccagccTGGACACCAGTGCCCAGTTCCAGGAGAACAATGGGCAAACGCAGAGCACCAGATGGGATGAGCAGCAGAAGGTATTTGCCCTCGAGCAGGTGTGTGGTGTCTTCAGAGTAGACCTGGGACAAATGAGATCCCTTCGCCTTTTCTTCAG CGATGAGGCGTGCACCTGTGGGCAGCTGGTGGTGGCGAGCAGGGAGAGCCAGTACAAGATCTTCCATTTTCACCACGGGGGCCTGGATAAACTGTGCGAGGTGTTCCAGCAGTGGAAGTACTGCACAGAGACCCAGCTCAAGGAGCAG CTCGCAGATGAGAAAACCTGCATGCAGTTCTCCATCCGCCGGCCCAAGCTGCCCTCCTCAGAGACACACCCCGAGGAGAACTGCCAGCAGCGCCTGGACGtggcagcctggctgcagcacctcaACGAGGCCGGCCAGGTGGAGGAGGAGTACAGGCTCAGGAAG GCCATTTTCTTTGGTGGGATTGATTTTTCCATCCGTGGGGAGGTGTGGCCCTTCCTGCTGCACTACTACAGCTACGAGTCCACCTCTGAGGAGAGAGAGGCACTGAGGCTGCAGAAGAGGAAAGAATACTTTGAGATCCAGGAGAAAAG GCTGTCCATGAGTCCAGATGAGCAGAAGGATTTCTGGCGCCAGGTGCAGTTCACGGTGGACAAGGACGTCGTGAGGACCGACCGCAGCAACCAGTTCTTCCGAGGGGAGGGCAACCCGAACGTGGAGACCATGAG GAGGATCTTGCTGAACTATGCAGTGTTTAACCCAGCCATTGGCTACTCCCAGGGCATGTCTGACCTGGTTGCCCCACTCCTGGCAGAGGTCCTGGATGAGTCCGATACCTTCTGGTGCTTTGTTGGGTTGATGCAGAACACGATCTTCATCAGCTCCCCCCGGGACGAGGACATGGAGAAGCAGCTG CTGTACCTGCGGGAGCTGCTGCGGCTGATGCACCCGCGCTTCCACCagcacctgtgtgccctgggggAGGACGGGCTGCAGATGCTCTTCTGCCACCGCTGGATCCTGCTCTGCTTCAAGAGGGAGTTCCCCGAGGCCGAGGCGCTGCGCATGTGGGAGGCCTGCTGGGCTCACTACCAG ACAGACTATTTCCACCTCTTCATCTGCGTGGCCATCGTGGTGATTTACGGGGACGATGTCAtcgagcagcagctgcccactGACCAGATGCTGCTGCATTTCAGCAACCTGGCCATGCACATGAACGGGGAGCTCGTACTCAGGAAG gCCAGGAGTCTGCTGTACCAGTTCCACCTGCTGCCGCgcatcccctgcagcctgcacgACCTCTGCAAGCTGTGTGGGACAGGCATGTGGGACAGCGGCTTCATCCCCGCCGTGGAGTGCTCTGGGCACCACCCAGAGTCCGAGAGCTGCCCCTACGGGGGGCTGGTGGAAGAGtcttctcctgcagcaggaagCGAAGGCAAGAAGGGCCTGAGGACACGGGATGTCTTTGCCTTCCGAAAATAG
- the TBC1D16 gene encoding TBC1 domain family member 16 isoform X1: MFSFLLGTWSSPRSSESGSWLELTDDGNISLAMSLGRLLRRASSRASDLLTLTAGGSCSLLDGDIIYSKNNVCVHPPELLQGIGEHHPGYLCLYMEKDELLGATLMLAWVPNSRIQRQDEEALRYVTPEGSPVRKAPRKRGRHGAGLATASPPQHRGAPSPGGDSEGLPVSQPPRDGVPSSEGEKLAQSARPAPRPPRSDSGTPSTVSSQEEPCRSEGTEEGLDCREDEGSLELSADDVSRDSTFDSDSDAFSSPFCLSPISEALGKSSSSVFMDSESRDTCDNRMTCSTSSASSLDTSAQFQENNGQTQSTRWDEQQKVFALEQVCGVFRVDLGQMRSLRLFFSDEACTCGQLVVASRESQYKIFHFHHGGLDKLCEVFQQWKYCTETQLKEQQLADEKTCMQFSIRRPKLPSSETHPEENCQQRLDVAAWLQHLNEAGQVEEEYRLRKAIFFGGIDFSIRGEVWPFLLHYYSYESTSEEREALRLQKRKEYFEIQEKRLSMSPDEQKDFWRQVQFTVDKDVVRTDRSNQFFRGEGNPNVETMRRILLNYAVFNPAIGYSQGMSDLVAPLLAEVLDESDTFWCFVGLMQNTIFISSPRDEDMEKQLLYLRELLRLMHPRFHQHLCALGEDGLQMLFCHRWILLCFKREFPEAEALRMWEACWAHYQTDYFHLFICVAIVVIYGDDVIEQQLPTDQMLLHFSNLAMHMNGELVLRKARSLLYQFHLLPRIPCSLHDLCKLCGTGMWDSGFIPAVECSGHHPESESCPYGGLVEESSPAAGSEGKKGLRTRDVFAFRK, encoded by the exons ATCCTCTGAATCTGGCTCCTGGCTAGAGCTGACAGATGATGGAAACATTTCCCTGGCGATGTCTCTGGGGCGACTCCTCCGTCGAGCCTCCTCGAGAGCGTCCGACCTCCTGACGCTGACTGCCGGcggctcctgctccctgctcgATGGGGACATCATCTACTCCAAGAACAATGTGTGTGTGCACCCCCccgagctgctgcagggcatcGGGGAGCACCACCCAG GCTACCTGTGCTTGTACATGGAGAAGGACGAGCTGCTGGGCGCCACGCTGATGCTGGCCTGGGTGCCCAACTCGCGCATCCAGCGGCAGGACGAGGAGGCGCTGCGCTACGTCACCCCCGAGGGCTCCCCGGTGCGCAAGGCGCCCCGCAAGCGCGGCCGCCACGGCGCGGGCCTGGCCACCGCGTCCCCCCCGCAGCACCGGGGGGCGCCCAGCCCCGGCGGGGACTCGGAGGGGCTGccggtgtcccagccccccaGGGACGGGGTGCCCTCCTCGGAGGGGGAGAAGCTGGCACAGAGCGCCCGGccggccccgcggccgccccgcaGCGACTCGGGCACCCCGTCCACCgtcagctcccaggaggagccctgCAGGTCCGAGGGCACGGAGGAGGGCCTGGACTGCAGGGAGGACGAGGGCTCCCTGGAGCTGTCTGCTGACgatgtgagcagggacagcacttTTGACTCTGATTCTGATGCCTTCTCTTCCCccttctgcctctctcccatcaGTGAAGCcctggggaaaagcagcagctccgTGTTCATGGACAGTGAGAGCAG GGACACGTGTGACAATCGCATGACCTGctccaccagctctgcctccagccTGGACACCAGTGCCCAGTTCCAGGAGAACAATGGGCAAACGCAGAGCACCAGATGGGATGAGCAGCAGAAGGTATTTGCCCTCGAGCAGGTGTGTGGTGTCTTCAGAGTAGACCTGGGACAAATGAGATCCCTTCGCCTTTTCTTCAG CGATGAGGCGTGCACCTGTGGGCAGCTGGTGGTGGCGAGCAGGGAGAGCCAGTACAAGATCTTCCATTTTCACCACGGGGGCCTGGATAAACTGTGCGAGGTGTTCCAGCAGTGGAAGTACTGCACAGAGACCCAGCTCAAGGAGCAG CAGCTCGCAGATGAGAAAACCTGCATGCAGTTCTCCATCCGCCGGCCCAAGCTGCCCTCCTCAGAGACACACCCCGAGGAGAACTGCCAGCAGCGCCTGGACGtggcagcctggctgcagcacctcaACGAGGCCGGCCAGGTGGAGGAGGAGTACAGGCTCAGGAAG GCCATTTTCTTTGGTGGGATTGATTTTTCCATCCGTGGGGAGGTGTGGCCCTTCCTGCTGCACTACTACAGCTACGAGTCCACCTCTGAGGAGAGAGAGGCACTGAGGCTGCAGAAGAGGAAAGAATACTTTGAGATCCAGGAGAAAAG GCTGTCCATGAGTCCAGATGAGCAGAAGGATTTCTGGCGCCAGGTGCAGTTCACGGTGGACAAGGACGTCGTGAGGACCGACCGCAGCAACCAGTTCTTCCGAGGGGAGGGCAACCCGAACGTGGAGACCATGAG GAGGATCTTGCTGAACTATGCAGTGTTTAACCCAGCCATTGGCTACTCCCAGGGCATGTCTGACCTGGTTGCCCCACTCCTGGCAGAGGTCCTGGATGAGTCCGATACCTTCTGGTGCTTTGTTGGGTTGATGCAGAACACGATCTTCATCAGCTCCCCCCGGGACGAGGACATGGAGAAGCAGCTG CTGTACCTGCGGGAGCTGCTGCGGCTGATGCACCCGCGCTTCCACCagcacctgtgtgccctgggggAGGACGGGCTGCAGATGCTCTTCTGCCACCGCTGGATCCTGCTCTGCTTCAAGAGGGAGTTCCCCGAGGCCGAGGCGCTGCGCATGTGGGAGGCCTGCTGGGCTCACTACCAG ACAGACTATTTCCACCTCTTCATCTGCGTGGCCATCGTGGTGATTTACGGGGACGATGTCAtcgagcagcagctgcccactGACCAGATGCTGCTGCATTTCAGCAACCTGGCCATGCACATGAACGGGGAGCTCGTACTCAGGAAG gCCAGGAGTCTGCTGTACCAGTTCCACCTGCTGCCGCgcatcccctgcagcctgcacgACCTCTGCAAGCTGTGTGGGACAGGCATGTGGGACAGCGGCTTCATCCCCGCCGTGGAGTGCTCTGGGCACCACCCAGAGTCCGAGAGCTGCCCCTACGGGGGGCTGGTGGAAGAGtcttctcctgcagcaggaagCGAAGGCAAGAAGGGCCTGAGGACACGGGATGTCTTTGCCTTCCGAAAATAG
- the TBC1D16 gene encoding TBC1 domain family member 16 isoform X4 codes for MFSFLLGTWSSPRSSESGSWLELTDDGNISLAMSLGRLLRRASSRASDLLTLTAGGSCSLLDGDIIYSKNNVCVHPPELLQGIGEHHPGYLCLYMEKDELLGATLMLAWVPNSRIQRQDEEALRYVTPEGSPVRKAPRKRGRHGAGLATASPPQHRGAPSPGGDSEGLPVSQPPRDGVPSSEGEKLAQSARPAPRPPRSDSGTPSTVSSQEEPCSEALGKSSSSVFMDSESRDTCDNRMTCSTSSASSLDTSAQFQENNGQTQSTRWDEQQKVFALEQVCGVFRVDLGQMRSLRLFFSDEACTCGQLVVASRESQYKIFHFHHGGLDKLCEVFQQWKYCTETQLKEQQLADEKTCMQFSIRRPKLPSSETHPEENCQQRLDVAAWLQHLNEAGQVEEEYRLRKAIFFGGIDFSIRGEVWPFLLHYYSYESTSEEREALRLQKRKEYFEIQEKRLSMSPDEQKDFWRQVQFTVDKDVVRTDRSNQFFRGEGNPNVETMRRILLNYAVFNPAIGYSQGMSDLVAPLLAEVLDESDTFWCFVGLMQNTIFISSPRDEDMEKQLLYLRELLRLMHPRFHQHLCALGEDGLQMLFCHRWILLCFKREFPEAEALRMWEACWAHYQTDYFHLFICVAIVVIYGDDVIEQQLPTDQMLLHFSNLAMHMNGELVLRKARSLLYQFHLLPRIPCSLHDLCKLCGTGMWDSGFIPAVECSGHHPESESCPYGGLVEESSPAAGSEGKKGLRTRDVFAFRK; via the exons ATCCTCTGAATCTGGCTCCTGGCTAGAGCTGACAGATGATGGAAACATTTCCCTGGCGATGTCTCTGGGGCGACTCCTCCGTCGAGCCTCCTCGAGAGCGTCCGACCTCCTGACGCTGACTGCCGGcggctcctgctccctgctcgATGGGGACATCATCTACTCCAAGAACAATGTGTGTGTGCACCCCCccgagctgctgcagggcatcGGGGAGCACCACCCAG GCTACCTGTGCTTGTACATGGAGAAGGACGAGCTGCTGGGCGCCACGCTGATGCTGGCCTGGGTGCCCAACTCGCGCATCCAGCGGCAGGACGAGGAGGCGCTGCGCTACGTCACCCCCGAGGGCTCCCCGGTGCGCAAGGCGCCCCGCAAGCGCGGCCGCCACGGCGCGGGCCTGGCCACCGCGTCCCCCCCGCAGCACCGGGGGGCGCCCAGCCCCGGCGGGGACTCGGAGGGGCTGccggtgtcccagccccccaGGGACGGGGTGCCCTCCTCGGAGGGGGAGAAGCTGGCACAGAGCGCCCGGccggccccgcggccgccccgcaGCGACTCGGGCACCCCGTCCACCgtcagctcccaggaggagccctgCAG TGAAGCcctggggaaaagcagcagctccgTGTTCATGGACAGTGAGAGCAG GGACACGTGTGACAATCGCATGACCTGctccaccagctctgcctccagccTGGACACCAGTGCCCAGTTCCAGGAGAACAATGGGCAAACGCAGAGCACCAGATGGGATGAGCAGCAGAAGGTATTTGCCCTCGAGCAGGTGTGTGGTGTCTTCAGAGTAGACCTGGGACAAATGAGATCCCTTCGCCTTTTCTTCAG CGATGAGGCGTGCACCTGTGGGCAGCTGGTGGTGGCGAGCAGGGAGAGCCAGTACAAGATCTTCCATTTTCACCACGGGGGCCTGGATAAACTGTGCGAGGTGTTCCAGCAGTGGAAGTACTGCACAGAGACCCAGCTCAAGGAGCAG CAGCTCGCAGATGAGAAAACCTGCATGCAGTTCTCCATCCGCCGGCCCAAGCTGCCCTCCTCAGAGACACACCCCGAGGAGAACTGCCAGCAGCGCCTGGACGtggcagcctggctgcagcacctcaACGAGGCCGGCCAGGTGGAGGAGGAGTACAGGCTCAGGAAG GCCATTTTCTTTGGTGGGATTGATTTTTCCATCCGTGGGGAGGTGTGGCCCTTCCTGCTGCACTACTACAGCTACGAGTCCACCTCTGAGGAGAGAGAGGCACTGAGGCTGCAGAAGAGGAAAGAATACTTTGAGATCCAGGAGAAAAG GCTGTCCATGAGTCCAGATGAGCAGAAGGATTTCTGGCGCCAGGTGCAGTTCACGGTGGACAAGGACGTCGTGAGGACCGACCGCAGCAACCAGTTCTTCCGAGGGGAGGGCAACCCGAACGTGGAGACCATGAG GAGGATCTTGCTGAACTATGCAGTGTTTAACCCAGCCATTGGCTACTCCCAGGGCATGTCTGACCTGGTTGCCCCACTCCTGGCAGAGGTCCTGGATGAGTCCGATACCTTCTGGTGCTTTGTTGGGTTGATGCAGAACACGATCTTCATCAGCTCCCCCCGGGACGAGGACATGGAGAAGCAGCTG CTGTACCTGCGGGAGCTGCTGCGGCTGATGCACCCGCGCTTCCACCagcacctgtgtgccctgggggAGGACGGGCTGCAGATGCTCTTCTGCCACCGCTGGATCCTGCTCTGCTTCAAGAGGGAGTTCCCCGAGGCCGAGGCGCTGCGCATGTGGGAGGCCTGCTGGGCTCACTACCAG ACAGACTATTTCCACCTCTTCATCTGCGTGGCCATCGTGGTGATTTACGGGGACGATGTCAtcgagcagcagctgcccactGACCAGATGCTGCTGCATTTCAGCAACCTGGCCATGCACATGAACGGGGAGCTCGTACTCAGGAAG gCCAGGAGTCTGCTGTACCAGTTCCACCTGCTGCCGCgcatcccctgcagcctgcacgACCTCTGCAAGCTGTGTGGGACAGGCATGTGGGACAGCGGCTTCATCCCCGCCGTGGAGTGCTCTGGGCACCACCCAGAGTCCGAGAGCTGCCCCTACGGGGGGCTGGTGGAAGAGtcttctcctgcagcaggaagCGAAGGCAAGAAGGGCCTGAGGACACGGGATGTCTTTGCCTTCCGAAAATAG